TCTTTTTTTGCTTTCAGTATCCAATGATCATTACTGTAACGGTAGCCATTGGCATAATGCACAAAATCGCAACGGAAACCACTGGTAAAGTTGAAGGAGATTTTATCGTACTTCTTTTGGCTATATAGGTACTCGCCGCGGAGGCGCATCACAGCATCGGCGCATTGCTGCAGGTCGTACTGGCCAACGCTCAAATCAACTATGCCCGCAGTATAAGCTTCGGTGCGGGCCACCTTACCTTGATAGGTGAGGCATTGCGACCCGTAAGGTTTAAGCGGTACCGTCTGCAGCCAGGCACTGAAGCTACCGGGTGACACTGCACTTTGTTTATAACCAGCAGGGGGCTTAAAACGGGTAATAACATTGTCGGTTTTTACCGGGCTGCTCATCAACCCCAATACCATGAGCATTAAAATAACTCTCATAATGTTTTAGCTTTTTTTAATTGCTGATAGGGGTTAAAAGGCACAGGGATATCATCAACCAGCCTGAATGCCGAAAAATGCAAATGTGTTGGCGAGCGTTTTTTATAAGCGTTGTAGCCGGTGCGGCCAACTTCGGCTATTTTTTGGCCGGGTTTAACTTCTTGTCCAGGAGACACAAAAATTTTACTGTTATGTGCGTAATAGGTAATTACTCCTGATCTCGCGAAAAAATCTTCCATTGAGGCATTTCCATTTTTACGGGAACCATAAACAAAATGGTAGATCCAGATATATTTCCCACCACGAAGATCGCTATTGGTCTCCCATGTGTTGCTGCAGGCGATCACAATACCGTGATCTATGGCAAGTACATCTACCGGTTTATGAGAGTGGTCGTCGATACAATCCTGGTTTTTATCATTTATAAATATATCATGTGCGGGGTGAGCACCGTGTTTGTTGCCATCAAGGTAATGGTAGCCTTTATCTGAATAGCCATCGCCATTGCCTCCAATCGCATGGTAATTGTATCCCTTTAACGGAAATATCCACGTGTCATTTAACTCATCTATCTGGCTGCGCAAAAGAAGCCATTGTGTAATATGGTGCGTCAGCTGTTTGACAGCTTTTTGAACTTCCTCTTTTTTTACGCCTCCACGCAAAACTTTGGTGTTGAGATTGTCAAAATTCCGATAAACTGGAATAGTATCCATCCGTTCGGCATATTGTTCCTCTTGCACTGATATAACAGGGTAGGGGTCGTAATTTTTGACTTCCCCCAAATTAAATGAAATCTTTTGAATGTTCCACGGATTGCGGAACACACTTTTGCGTTTCCTTGCAGGGGCAAGTACTAACGAT
The genomic region above belongs to Mucilaginibacter sp. KACC 22773 and contains:
- a CDS encoding DUF4846 domain-containing protein, which produces MRVILMLMVLGLMSSPVKTDNVITRFKPPAGYKQSAVSPGSFSAWLQTVPLKPYGSQCLTYQGKVARTEAYTAGIVDLSVGQYDLQQCADAVMRLRGEYLYSQKKYDKISFNFTSGFRCDFVHYANGYRYSNDHWILKAKKDYGYDNFMRYMTLVFSYAGTLSLQKELKTVSNPSSLKTGDVFIKGGSPGHCFIVMNVVEDAAHHKKFLLAQSYMPAQSIQLLQYQENPWFSLDEPAYILYGELVSPGYLKRFE
- a CDS encoding M23 family metallopeptidase — its product is MRKIVLFVGLLLYWYCGFAQTHDTTELRYKLTSCWAREIDTMAYPSLVLAPARKRKSVFRNPWNIQKISFNLGEVKNYDPYPVISVQEEQYAERMDTIPVYRNFDNLNTKVLRGGVKKEEVQKAVKQLTHHITQWLLLRSQIDELNDTWIFPLKGYNYHAIGGNGDGYSDKGYHYLDGNKHGAHPAHDIFINDKNQDCIDDHSHKPVDVLAIDHGIVIACSNTWETNSDLRGGKYIWIYHFVYGSRKNGNASMEDFFARSGVITYYAHNSKIFVSPGQEVKPGQKIAEVGRTGYNAYKKRSPTHLHFSAFRLVDDIPVPFNPYQQLKKAKTL